A window of Corallococcus macrosporus DSM 14697 contains these coding sequences:
- a CDS encoding ABC transporter ATP-binding protein, with the protein MSAPLLEATELLRTVPVGGFLSRSRRTLLNRVSFTLERGEIVALVGESGSGKSTLARVLARLDTPDAGVLRLGGEDVLTLERGGASLAYRGRVQMVFQDPFASLNPVHTVAHHLERPLLRHGRATRAGLKDRVHALLESVGLTPAEQLARRYPHELSGGQRQRVAVARALAVEPDVIIADEPTSMLDVSTRRGVLQLLRGLTRERGIGILFITHDLASARHLADRVLVLYAGSVVESGRTADVLAAPRHPYTRLLLSAVPDGADFLDTPLPVKPATGPMPVGGCPFAPRCPHADARCHDTLPPSHVHAADHTVRCHLESSKGASDNAAVPQ; encoded by the coding sequence ATGAGCGCTCCGCTGCTGGAGGCCACGGAGCTGCTGCGCACGGTGCCCGTGGGCGGCTTCCTCTCCCGTTCCCGCCGCACCTTGCTCAACCGCGTGTCCTTCACCCTGGAGCGCGGGGAAATCGTCGCGCTGGTGGGCGAGTCTGGCAGCGGCAAGTCCACCCTGGCCCGGGTGCTGGCGCGGCTGGACACGCCGGACGCCGGCGTCCTCCGGCTGGGCGGCGAGGACGTGCTCACCCTGGAGCGCGGCGGCGCGTCGCTCGCGTACCGGGGCCGCGTGCAGATGGTCTTCCAGGACCCCTTCGCCTCGCTCAACCCCGTCCACACCGTGGCCCACCACCTGGAGCGCCCGCTGCTGCGCCATGGCCGGGCCACGCGCGCGGGACTCAAGGACCGCGTCCACGCCCTGCTGGAGTCCGTGGGCCTGACGCCCGCGGAGCAGTTAGCCCGGCGCTACCCGCATGAGCTGTCCGGCGGTCAGCGGCAGCGCGTGGCCGTGGCGCGCGCGCTGGCCGTGGAGCCGGACGTCATCATCGCGGACGAGCCCACCTCCATGCTGGACGTGTCCACGCGCCGGGGCGTGCTCCAGCTCCTGCGCGGCCTGACGCGCGAGCGAGGCATCGGCATCCTCTTCATCACCCACGACCTGGCCAGCGCGCGCCACCTGGCCGACCGCGTCCTGGTGCTGTACGCGGGCAGCGTCGTGGAGTCCGGCAGGACGGCGGACGTGCTCGCCGCGCCCCGGCACCCCTACACCCGGCTGCTCTTGTCCGCCGTGCCGGATGGCGCGGACTTCCTCGACACGCCGCTGCCGGTGAAGCCCGCCACGGGCCCCATGCCGGTGGGCGGCTGCCCCTTCGCGCCCCGCTGCCCCCACGCGGACGCGCGCTGCCACGACACCCTCCCCCCCTCTCACGTCCACGCCGCGGACCACACGGTCCGCTGCCATCTCGAATCCTCGAAAGGAGCCTCCGACAATGCGGCAGTTCCCCAATGA
- a CDS encoding glycoside hydrolase family 16 protein, whose translation MTLPRLLPVALALTGLACDPAANRVNRPNNPTPSTPQPSTDWALVWQDEFDGEAGTPPSSERWVHDVGGHGWGNEQLEFNTDRADNAAHDGAGHLVITARRERYGNREYTSARIRTQGRYEPTYGRVEARIQLPVGRGIWPAFWMLGANIASVDWPECGEIDIMEYRGQLPSIVRGSLHGPGYSAGNNLGQEHVVSGTKLNEGFHVYAVEWEPDRIRWFLDDTMFFEATPAKLPAGARWVFDSPQFIILNVAVGGTFVGPVGRDTVFPQEMKVDYVRVYARPT comes from the coding sequence ATGACGCTCCCGCGCCTCCTCCCCGTGGCCCTGGCCCTGACGGGCCTCGCCTGTGACCCGGCCGCCAACCGGGTGAACCGCCCCAACAACCCGACCCCCAGCACCCCCCAGCCCAGCACGGACTGGGCGCTGGTGTGGCAGGACGAGTTCGATGGCGAAGCGGGGACCCCGCCCTCCTCCGAGCGGTGGGTGCACGACGTGGGAGGGCACGGCTGGGGCAACGAGCAGTTGGAGTTCAACACCGACCGCGCGGACAACGCCGCGCACGACGGCGCCGGCCACCTGGTCATCACCGCGCGCCGCGAGCGCTACGGCAACCGCGAGTACACCTCCGCGCGCATCCGCACGCAGGGCCGCTACGAGCCCACCTATGGCCGCGTCGAGGCGCGCATCCAGCTCCCCGTGGGGCGCGGCATCTGGCCCGCCTTCTGGATGCTGGGCGCGAACATCGCCTCCGTGGATTGGCCGGAGTGCGGCGAAATCGACATCATGGAGTACCGGGGCCAGCTCCCCTCCATCGTCCGGGGCTCGCTGCACGGCCCGGGCTACTCCGCCGGCAACAACCTGGGCCAGGAGCACGTCGTCAGCGGGACGAAGCTGAACGAGGGCTTCCACGTCTACGCGGTGGAGTGGGAGCCGGACCGCATCCGCTGGTTCCTCGACGACACCATGTTCTTCGAGGCGACGCCCGCGAAGCTGCCCGCCGGCGCGCGCTGGGTCTTCGACAGCCCCCAGTTCATCATCCTCAACGTCGCCGTGGGCGGCACCTTCGTGGGCCCGGTGGGCCGCGACACCGTGTTCCCCCAGGAGATGAAGGTGGACTACGTCCGCGTCTACGCGAGGCCCACGTGA
- a CDS encoding ABC transporter substrate-binding protein, with protein MRAALWALTLLLVACKVEPRPRPPGVLFVSVEQQSAWVRNFNPLFAGAGSRWPTRAGVYECLEIFTPAKGQWTPWLATGHAWSEDRRTLRFTLRQGVRWSDGEPFTADDVAFTFKLLKQHAALDAGGVWRFVEDVRAEDPLTVAFQFSRVYIPGFAELAQQPIVPRHVWEEVADPVTFTNPRPVATGPFTEVTVFRNQVYELGRNPHYWQPGKPAVSALRFLAFPTNDQANLALVEGEVDWAGNFVPAVDRTFVARDPVHHGRWFPLYGSTVFLYPNTTLPPLDDVRVRKALSMALDRERLVEIAMYGYTRPADATALNDAYAAWRDADAAQGAWVKHDLEAAKRLLDEAGLKEGPDGLRRKADGQPLALDIEVVGGWSDWVRAGQVVARDLRKLGVQAQLRTYEFGAWYARLQKGEFQLAISWSLDGPTPYTFYKWQLSPRTVRPVGEVAASNWHRFGDAEADELLSRFERADSEAEQRALMAAVQRRYSELAPSIPLFPNPSWGESNSRRFTGFPTEQNPYARLSPHAEPDSLLVLTSLTPREP; from the coding sequence GTGAGGGCCGCGCTCTGGGCGCTGACGCTCCTGCTGGTGGCCTGCAAGGTGGAACCCCGCCCGCGGCCGCCCGGAGTGCTGTTCGTCTCCGTGGAGCAACAGAGCGCCTGGGTGCGCAACTTCAACCCGCTGTTCGCGGGCGCGGGCTCACGCTGGCCCACGCGCGCGGGCGTCTACGAGTGCCTTGAAATCTTCACCCCCGCCAAGGGCCAGTGGACGCCGTGGCTGGCCACCGGCCACGCGTGGTCCGAGGACCGCCGCACGCTGCGCTTCACCCTGCGCCAAGGCGTGCGCTGGTCCGACGGCGAGCCCTTCACCGCGGACGACGTGGCCTTCACCTTCAAGCTGCTCAAGCAGCACGCGGCGCTGGACGCGGGCGGCGTGTGGCGCTTCGTGGAGGACGTGCGCGCGGAGGACCCGCTCACGGTGGCCTTCCAGTTCTCCCGCGTCTACATCCCCGGCTTCGCGGAGCTGGCGCAGCAGCCCATCGTCCCCCGCCACGTCTGGGAGGAGGTGGCGGACCCCGTGACGTTCACCAACCCGCGGCCGGTGGCCACCGGGCCCTTCACGGAGGTGACGGTCTTCCGCAACCAGGTCTACGAGCTGGGCCGCAACCCGCACTACTGGCAGCCCGGCAAGCCCGCCGTCTCCGCGCTGCGCTTCCTGGCCTTCCCCACCAATGACCAGGCCAACCTGGCGCTGGTGGAGGGCGAGGTGGACTGGGCGGGCAACTTCGTCCCCGCGGTGGACCGCACCTTCGTCGCCCGCGACCCGGTACACCACGGCCGCTGGTTCCCGCTCTACGGCAGCACCGTCTTCCTCTACCCCAACACCACCCTGCCGCCGCTGGACGACGTGCGCGTGCGCAAGGCGCTGAGCATGGCGTTGGATCGCGAGCGGCTGGTCGAAATCGCCATGTACGGCTACACCCGGCCGGCGGACGCCACCGCGCTCAACGACGCGTACGCCGCGTGGCGAGACGCGGACGCGGCCCAGGGCGCCTGGGTGAAGCACGACTTGGAGGCGGCGAAGCGGCTGTTGGACGAGGCGGGCCTGAAGGAAGGCCCGGACGGCCTGCGGCGCAAGGCGGACGGCCAGCCGCTGGCGCTGGACATCGAGGTGGTGGGCGGCTGGTCCGACTGGGTGCGCGCCGGCCAGGTGGTGGCGCGCGACTTGCGCAAGCTGGGCGTGCAGGCGCAGCTCCGCACCTACGAGTTCGGCGCGTGGTACGCGCGGCTCCAGAAGGGCGAGTTCCAGCTCGCCATCTCCTGGTCCCTGGACGGCCCGACGCCCTATACCTTCTACAAGTGGCAGCTCTCCCCGCGCACCGTGCGCCCGGTGGGCGAGGTGGCCGCGTCCAACTGGCACCGCTTCGGTGACGCGGAGGCGGATGAATTGCTGTCGCGCTTCGAGCGCGCGGACTCCGAGGCGGAGCAGCGCGCGCTGATGGCGGCGGTGCAGCGGCGCTACTCCGAGCTGGCGCCGTCCATCCCGCTCTTCCCCAACCCGTCCTGGGGCGAGTCCAACTCGCGGCGCTTCACCGGCTTCCCCACCGAGCAGAACCCCTACGCGCGCCTGTCCCCCCATGCCGAGCCCGACAGCCTGCTGGTGCTGACGTCGCTCACCCCCCGGGAGCCCTGA
- a CDS encoding dipeptide/oligopeptide/nickel ABC transporter permease/ATP-binding protein, which produces MRDLLRRLLRQRKAAVGGGILLGFIVLALIGPWLVMDPTELVGRPHQPPSSAHWFGTTGQGQDVLAQTVVGARETLAIGFAVGALVTLLGALIGVTSGYLGRRVDDVLTLTTNVFLVIPGLPLAIVLGAYLPSGPFRMVVVLSLAGWAWNARVFRAEALALRNRDFVSAALVAGESRARIVGRELLPNMASLLGSSFIGNTLYAVGAQVGLEFLGLGDVGAVTWGTNLYWAGNDAALLTRSWWVFVPTGLCIALVGFSLTLLSSAIDEVTNPALKAPPVATTAVRSTGSALADPAPPSGALLSLRDVCIEYATERGPARVVDSVSIDIAPGEVFGLAGESGSGKSTLGYALLRLLPPAASITHGRILLDGTDVTALDDAALRAYRWSKVSMVFQSAMSALNPVLTLGDQFHDTLAAHGRTTRAASHARARELLTMVGLAPHLVDAWPHQLSGGMRQRVGIALALALEPKLVVMDEPTTALDVVVQKELLQRVLELKQRLGFAVLFITHDLPLLLALSDRVGVLQGGKLVEVDTAERLRTDARHPYTRLLLSSFPHLSAADAQVPRAASEHTAAPAAAQGGGR; this is translated from the coding sequence ATGCGTGACTTGCTTCGACGGCTGCTGCGCCAGCGCAAGGCCGCGGTGGGCGGCGGCATCCTGCTGGGCTTCATCGTGCTGGCGCTCATCGGGCCCTGGCTGGTGATGGACCCCACGGAGCTGGTGGGCCGCCCCCACCAGCCGCCCTCTTCCGCGCACTGGTTCGGCACCACGGGCCAGGGGCAGGACGTGCTGGCGCAGACGGTGGTGGGCGCGCGCGAGACGCTGGCCATCGGCTTCGCGGTGGGCGCGCTCGTCACGCTCCTGGGCGCGCTCATCGGCGTGACGTCCGGGTACCTGGGCCGCCGCGTGGACGACGTGCTGACGCTCACCACCAACGTCTTCCTCGTCATCCCCGGCCTGCCGCTGGCCATCGTCCTGGGCGCCTACCTGCCCTCCGGCCCCTTCCGCATGGTGGTGGTGCTGTCGCTGGCCGGCTGGGCGTGGAACGCGCGCGTCTTCCGCGCCGAGGCCCTGGCGCTGCGCAACCGGGACTTCGTCTCCGCCGCGCTGGTGGCCGGCGAGAGCCGCGCGCGAATCGTCGGGCGGGAGCTGCTGCCCAACATGGCGTCGCTGCTGGGCTCGTCGTTCATCGGCAACACGCTGTACGCGGTGGGCGCGCAGGTGGGCCTGGAGTTCCTCGGCCTGGGCGACGTGGGCGCGGTGACGTGGGGCACCAACCTCTACTGGGCCGGCAACGACGCGGCGCTGCTGACGCGCTCCTGGTGGGTCTTCGTCCCCACCGGCCTGTGCATCGCGCTGGTCGGCTTCTCACTGACGCTGCTCAGCTCCGCCATCGACGAGGTGACCAACCCAGCCCTGAAGGCGCCGCCGGTGGCGACCACGGCGGTGCGCTCGACGGGGTCTGCTCTCGCGGACCCGGCGCCGCCGTCCGGCGCGCTGCTGAGCCTCCGCGACGTGTGCATCGAATACGCCACGGAGCGAGGCCCCGCGCGCGTGGTGGACTCGGTGTCCATCGACATCGCGCCGGGTGAGGTGTTCGGACTGGCGGGCGAGTCCGGCAGCGGCAAGTCCACGCTGGGCTATGCGCTGCTGCGCCTGCTGCCCCCGGCCGCCAGCATCACCCATGGGCGCATCCTCCTGGACGGCACGGACGTCACGGCGCTGGATGACGCCGCGCTGCGCGCCTACCGCTGGAGCAAGGTCTCCATGGTGTTCCAGAGCGCGATGAGCGCGCTCAACCCGGTGCTCACGCTGGGGGACCAGTTCCACGACACGCTCGCGGCCCACGGGCGCACCACGCGCGCCGCGTCCCATGCGCGCGCGCGGGAGCTGCTGACCATGGTGGGGCTGGCGCCGCACCTGGTGGACGCGTGGCCGCACCAGCTCTCCGGTGGCATGCGGCAGCGCGTGGGCATCGCCCTGGCGCTGGCCCTGGAGCCGAAGCTGGTGGTGATGGACGAGCCCACCACGGCGCTGGACGTCGTGGTGCAGAAGGAGCTGCTCCAGCGCGTGCTGGAGCTGAAGCAGCGGCTGGGCTTCGCGGTGCTCTTCATCACGCACGACTTGCCGCTGCTGCTCGCGCTGTCGGACCGCGTGGGCGTGCTCCAGGGCGGCAAGCTGGTGGAGGTGGACACCGCCGAGCGCCTGCGCACGGACGCGCGCCACCCGTACACGCGCCTGCTGCTGTCGTCGTTCCCGCACTTGAGCGCGGCGGACGCGCAGGTGCCGCGAGCGGCCTCTGAGCACACGGCAGCCCCGGCGGCCGCCCAGGGAGGTGGACGATGA
- a CDS encoding ABC transporter permease, with protein MAYVLRRLGFYLLAAWASLTLNFVIPRLAPGDPASAMFARFEGRVQPEAMVALRAAFGFTEAPWYVQYATYLKHLLRGDLGLSYAYYPARVSEVIGTGLLWTLGLAGCAVIISFTVGSMLGVLAAWNRGGWLDAAVAPALAFLGAFPYFWLAMLALYLFGFGLGWFPLRHAYSHDLEPALSLTFAADVARHAFLPAASIVVATLGGWMLSMRNTMVATLGTDTLRLAHAKGLPPRQVMLRYAARNALLPNVTGFGMALGFVLSGSLLTEIVFSYPGTGYLLILAVRNQDYPLMQGLFLTITFAVLAANFAVDLLCLWLDPRTRAHA; from the coding sequence ATGGCCTACGTCCTGCGGAGGTTGGGCTTCTACCTGCTGGCGGCCTGGGCGTCGCTGACACTCAACTTCGTCATCCCCCGGCTGGCGCCTGGAGATCCGGCGTCCGCCATGTTCGCGCGCTTCGAGGGCCGCGTGCAGCCCGAGGCCATGGTGGCGCTGCGCGCCGCCTTCGGCTTCACGGAGGCGCCCTGGTACGTGCAGTACGCCACGTACCTCAAGCACCTGCTGCGCGGCGACCTGGGCCTGTCCTACGCGTACTACCCGGCGCGCGTGTCGGAGGTGATTGGCACCGGCCTCTTGTGGACGCTGGGGCTGGCCGGGTGCGCGGTCATCATCAGCTTCACGGTGGGCTCCATGCTGGGCGTGTTGGCGGCGTGGAACCGCGGCGGGTGGCTGGACGCGGCGGTGGCCCCGGCGCTCGCCTTCCTGGGGGCCTTCCCCTACTTCTGGCTGGCCATGCTGGCCCTGTACCTCTTCGGGTTCGGGCTGGGCTGGTTCCCGCTGCGGCACGCGTACTCGCACGACCTGGAGCCGGCGCTGTCCCTCACCTTCGCGGCGGACGTGGCGCGGCACGCCTTCCTGCCGGCGGCCTCCATCGTCGTGGCCACGCTGGGCGGGTGGATGCTGAGCATGCGCAACACCATGGTGGCCACGCTGGGCACGGACACGCTCCGGCTGGCGCACGCCAAGGGGCTGCCGCCCCGGCAGGTGATGCTGCGCTACGCCGCGCGCAACGCGCTGCTGCCCAACGTCACCGGCTTCGGCATGGCGCTGGGCTTCGTGCTGAGCGGCTCGCTGCTGACGGAGATTGTCTTCTCGTACCCAGGCACCGGCTACCTGCTGATTCTCGCCGTGCGCAACCAGGACTACCCCCTGATGCAGGGGCTCTTCCTGACCATCACCTTCGCCGTGCTCGCCGCGAACTTCGCCGTGGACCTGCTGTGTCTGTGGCTGGACCCGAGGACTCGCGCCCATGCGTGA
- a CDS encoding GH1 family beta-glucosidase, which produces MRQFPNDFLWGVATSSYQIEGATHADGRGESIWDRFAATPGKISDGSDGKVACDHYHRWREDVELMRWLGVKSYRFSVAWPRVLPTGRGAVNAAGLDFYSRLVDGLLEAGIEPFVTLYHWDLPQVLQDQGGWPSRDTGNAFVEYADVMSRKLGDRVKRWITHNEPWCISVLGYGNGEHAPGHKNGGEMLAAAHHLLVSHGQAVPVIRGNVKDAQVGITLNLSPAEPASPSAEDAEACRRHDGSFNRWFLDPLYGRGYPKDVVEDYVRDGHLASATLPFVRDGDLETIAVPTDFLGINYYSRAIMRSTRIPESQNAPRTVHPVEEHTDMGWEVYAPALTRLLVHLHTHYQPGPIHITENGCAYATGPSEDGKVHDVKRVAYLRSHLEASLEAIRQGVPLAGYFAWSLLDNFEWAFGYQKRFGIIYVDYDSQRRLPKDSAHLYKALIARNGLDVELAA; this is translated from the coding sequence ATGCGGCAGTTCCCCAATGACTTCCTGTGGGGTGTGGCCACCTCCTCGTACCAGATTGAGGGCGCCACCCACGCCGACGGCCGCGGTGAGTCCATCTGGGACCGCTTCGCCGCCACCCCCGGCAAAATCAGCGATGGCTCGGACGGGAAGGTCGCGTGCGACCACTACCACCGCTGGCGTGAAGACGTGGAGCTGATGCGCTGGCTGGGCGTGAAGTCCTACCGCTTCTCCGTCGCCTGGCCCCGCGTGCTCCCCACCGGGCGCGGCGCCGTGAATGCCGCGGGCCTGGACTTCTATTCGCGGCTGGTGGACGGGCTGCTCGAAGCGGGCATCGAGCCCTTCGTCACCCTCTACCATTGGGACCTGCCCCAGGTCCTCCAGGACCAGGGCGGCTGGCCCTCGCGCGACACGGGGAACGCCTTCGTCGAGTACGCCGACGTGATGAGCCGCAAGCTGGGCGACCGCGTGAAGCGGTGGATTACCCACAACGAGCCCTGGTGCATCAGCGTGCTGGGCTACGGCAACGGCGAGCACGCCCCCGGCCACAAGAACGGGGGCGAGATGCTGGCCGCCGCGCACCACCTGCTGGTGTCCCACGGCCAGGCGGTGCCCGTCATCCGCGGCAACGTGAAGGACGCCCAGGTGGGCATCACCCTCAACCTGTCACCCGCGGAGCCCGCGTCGCCCAGCGCCGAGGACGCGGAGGCCTGCCGCCGGCATGACGGCAGCTTCAACCGCTGGTTCCTGGACCCGCTGTACGGCCGCGGCTACCCGAAGGACGTGGTGGAGGACTACGTGCGGGACGGGCACCTGGCCTCGGCCACGCTGCCCTTCGTGCGCGACGGCGACCTGGAGACCATTGCCGTCCCCACCGACTTCCTGGGCATCAACTACTACTCGCGCGCCATCATGCGCAGCACCCGCATCCCGGAGTCGCAGAACGCGCCGCGCACGGTGCACCCCGTGGAGGAGCACACCGACATGGGCTGGGAGGTGTACGCCCCCGCCCTCACCCGGCTGCTGGTGCACCTGCACACCCACTACCAGCCCGGCCCCATCCACATCACGGAGAACGGCTGCGCCTACGCCACCGGCCCCAGCGAGGACGGCAAGGTGCATGACGTGAAGCGCGTGGCGTACCTGCGCTCGCACCTGGAGGCGTCGCTGGAGGCCATCCGCCAGGGCGTGCCGCTGGCGGGCTACTTCGCCTGGTCGCTGCTGGACAACTTCGAGTGGGCCTTCGGGTACCAGAAGCGCTTCGGCATCATCTACGTGGACTACGACTCGCAGCGCCGCCTCCCGAAGGACAGCGCCCACCTCTACAAGGCCCTGATCGCCAGGAACGGGCTGGACGTGGAGCTCGCCGCGTGA